One Ostrea edulis chromosome 2, xbOstEdul1.1, whole genome shotgun sequence genomic region harbors:
- the LOC130051590 gene encoding uncharacterized protein LOC130051590, with the protein MIEKYMSLRPSSGKCNALYLRPKIAPKGNVWYDDVPVGVHQLQQIVAKMCREAGLDGLFTNHSLRATAATRTYAAGVDEQLIAGKKLVTGHLRFATTNAPPRNNYTSVSDLIQKPSSVPPEPKKVKLNESVSFGSRKEINITAGDVTVNLRLQCACI; encoded by the exons ATGATTGAAAAGTACATGAGTTTGCG CCCCAGCAGTGGAAAATGCAATGCATTATATCTCAGACCAAAAATCGCTCCTAAGGGGAATGTATGGTACGACGACGTCCCAGTCGGGGTACATCAACTGCAACAGATTGTGGCCAAAATGTGTAGAGAGGCAGGATTAGATGGGCTTTTTACAAATCACTCTCTTCGGGCTACTGCTGCCACACGCACATATGCTGCGGGTGTTGACGAGCAACTTATAGCGGGGAAAAAACTGGTCACAGGTCATCTGCGATTCGCAACTACAAACGCACCTCCGAGGAACAATTACACGAGTGTAAGTGATTTGATTCAGAAACCGTCCAGTGTCCCACCGGAGCCGAAGAAAGTGAAGCTCAATGAAAGTGTTTCCTTTGGATcgagaaaagaaataaacatcactgccggggatgtaacagtgaatttgcgacttcaatgtgcatgtatttaa